A portion of the Melanotaenia boesemani isolate fMelBoe1 chromosome 2, fMelBoe1.pri, whole genome shotgun sequence genome contains these proteins:
- the elfn1a gene encoding protein ELFN1 — protein sequence MTFREAPMACSLGMVMSALFWSVAIVYLTQIRRVSGDCWLIEGEKGFVWLAICSQNQPPYEAIPQHINSTIVDLRLNENKIKSIHYSALSRFANLTYLNLTKNEISYIEDGAFSAQFNLQVLQMGFNKLRNLTEGILRGLGKLQYLYLQANLIETVTPNAFWECPNIENIDLSMNRIQQLDGSTFTSLTKLTTCELYTNPFNCSCELLGFVKWLSVFPNRTNERMVCDSPPGVSGYSLLSQNPNNPIYRNALHMLTTVCTDDYVTPFIPISIESTTLPPDSTLCGMEDCPSGTEPEDITISTTENDVQVAPLMKVKQVTNTGATISVQIPHPFKKMYILVLYNNSFFTDIQNLKDIQEDIELKNLKPQTNYTYCVASIRNSLRHNHTCLTISTGPRNGKDRNVNNATATHYIMTILGCLFGMVIFLGIVYYCLRRKRQQDEKHKKSGSLKKNIMELKYGQELEGGTISRMSQKQLLAGDSMARMPYLPGEMEQYKFQEISDTPKMIKGNYMDVRSMDHHERRECDMGMGMSMGMGMGMAGNSQGSVAEISTIAKEVDKVNQIINNCIDALKTESTSFQGGKSGAVSTAEPQLVLISEHPQSKSGLLTPVYKDSYHHSLQRHRTADVSPKRPSTATGGPMRSPRPYRSESKYIEKTSPSRETILTVTPAAAILRAEAEKIRQYSDHRHSYPDAQIEELEGPDSHKLLEPLTHSRSRDLAYSQMPSQYHNLSYSSSPEYYCKPSHSIWERFKLHRKRHKDEEYMAAGHALRKKVQFAKDEDLHDILDYWKGVSAQHKS from the coding sequence ATGACTTTCAGAGAAGCACCAATGGCCTGCAGCTTAGGCATGGTGATGAGTGCCTTGTTTTGGTCTGTAGCCATTGTATATTTGACTCAAATCCGTCGAGTCAGTGGCGACTGCTGGTTAATTGAGGGTGAAAAGGGCTTTGTATGGCTTGCTATTTGTAGCCAAAACCAACCACCTTATGAGGCCATCCCACAGCATATAAACAGCACCATTGTGGACCTTCGTTTGAATGAGAACAAAATCAAAAGTATCCACTATTCTGCTCTTAGTCGCTTTGCCAACTTGACCTACCTGAACTTGACCAAGAATGAAATCTCATACATAGAGGACGGGGCCTTTTCTGCTCAGTTTAACTTACAAGTCCTTCAGATGGGCTTCAACAAGTTGCGGAACCTAACAGAGGGGATCCTCCGGGGTTTAGGAAAGCTGCAGTACCTCTACCTCCAGGCAAACCTGATTGAGACTGTGACACCTAATGCCTTTTGGGAATGCCCCAACATAGAGAACATTGATCTCTCCATGAACCGAATCCAGCAGTTAGACGGATCCACATTTACCAGTTTAACCAAACTTACAACTTGCGAGCTGTACACAAACCCTTTTAACTGCTCATGTGAGTTGCTAGGATTTGTGAAATGGCTCTCAGTTTTCCCAAACCGGACGAATGAGCGAATGGTCTGCGACTCCCCACCTGGCGTATCGGGTTATAGTTTACTGAGCCAGAACCCTAATAATCCAATTTATCGAAATGCGCTTCACATGCTTACTACTGTCTGTACTGATGACTACGTGACCCCATTTATCCCCATTTCGATAGAATCTACAACACTACCACCTGACTCAACTCTATGTGGGATGGAAGACTGTCCCTCAGGCACAGAACCAGAAGACATTACAATCAGTACAACTGAAAACGACGTCCAAGTAGCCCCTTTGATGAAAGTGAAGCAAGTAACAAACACAGGTGCCACCATCTCAGTTCAGATTCCCCATCCCTTCAAGAAAATGTACATCCTGGTTCTTTACAACAATAGCTTTTTCACAGATATCCAAAACCTGAAAGACATACAGGAGGACATTGAGCTAAAAAACCTTAAACCCCAAACCAACTACACATATTGTGTTGCTTCAATACGTAATTCTCTTCGACACAATCATACTTGTCTGACAATCTCCACTGGCCCTCGGAACggaaaagacagaaatgtgAACAATGCAACTGCTACTCACTACATTATGACAATTTTAGGATGCCTCTTTGGCATGGTGATTTTTCTGGGGATTGTTTACTACTGCTTGCGAAGAAAGCGTCAACAAGatgaaaagcacaaaaaatcAGGCAGtctgaagaaaaatataatGGAACTTAAGTATGGACAGGAACTAGAAGGTGGGACTATATCTCGAATGTCTCAGAAGCAGTTGTTGGCTGGGGACAGCATGGCTCGCATGCCATACTTACCAGGTGAAATGGAGCAGTACAAATTTCAGGAGATAAGTGATACTCCAAAAATGATTAAGGGAAATTACATGGATGTGCGAAGTATGGACCATCATGAGCGCAGGGAGTGTGATATGGGCATGGGCATGAGCATGGGTATGGGTATGGGTATGGCTGGGAACAGTCAGGGATCAGTGGCAGAGATTTCCACAATTGCAAAAGAGGTGGATAAAGTGAATCAGATAATTAACAATTGTATAGATGCTCTAAAGACAGAATCTACATCTTTTCAAGGGGGGAAATCTGGAGCAGTGTCCACTGCAGAGCCCCAGCTTGTGCTGATATCAGAGCACCCGCAGAGTAAATCTGGCCTTCTAACCCCAGTGTATAAGGACAGCTACCACCACTCCCTGCAGAGGCATCGAACGGCTGATGTCTCGCCAAAGAGGCCCAGTACTGCCACAGGGGGGCCTATGCGAAGCCCAAGGCCTTATCGCTCTGAATCCAAGTACATAGAGAAAACTTCCCCAAGTCGAGAGACCATCCTCACTGTAACACCCGCTGCTGCCATCCTGAGGGCTGAGGCAGAGAAAATCCGCCAGTACAGTGACCACCGGCACTCATATCCCGATGCTCAGATAGAGGAGCTTGAAGGACCTGACAGCCACAAGTTGTTGGAGCCCCTTACTCACTCCCGCTCCAGAGACTTAGCATATTCCCAGATGCCATCTCAGTACCACAATCTAAGCTACTCCTCCAGTCCTGAATACTACTGCAAACCTTCACACAGCATCTGGGAGAGATTCAAACTCCACCGGAAACGGCATAAAGATGAGGAGTACATGGCTGCGGGGCATGCTCTGCGTAAGAAAGTCCAGTTTGCAAAGGATGAGGACCTGCATGATATTTTAGACTACTGGAAAGGAGTTTCAGCCCAACATAAATCTTAA